A genomic region of Colletotrichum destructivum chromosome 5, complete sequence contains the following coding sequences:
- a CDS encoding Putative translocation protein Sec62 produces the protein MSMPMPGPMQMGPNGQPMPSPEQIAAMRRQIEADAAKAGMSVPDFLNHLRQQAMQQQQAARLAQQQQQGGEGGGEGEHDHDHDHGPGHQHPHQHPQQQQQAQGQPQPIRPGPPNPVALALATFLRSQDLKPRTCILNGERKDMFKVKRALRALQSPAYEKARKKNPALPEITDRASLENTFKLLPMSMLALRVTKSDPHEGHDHGPKKTKRIKGLWTVRIEPQQEAKEEMYYAWFWEGSQVKRKLYSILALILIFIVVCYPLWPLKLRLGVYYLSWGFLGLLGLFFLMAIFRVILFCVTYFVASPGLWLFPNLWEDVSFVDSFKPVWAWHDTAPKKGKKKKSASSGAANASGTFAASTGQPLPASATTTATETQIASEPSQRAGYVAPAVEELGDDEE, from the exons ATGTCGATGCCAATGCCCGGCCCCATGCAGATGGGCCCCAACGGGCAGCCCATGCCCTCGCCTGAGCAGATCGCGGCAATGCGCAGACAAATAGAGGCCGATGCCGCGAAGGCTGGCATGAGTGTACCGGATTTCCTCAACCATCTCCGACAGCAAGctatgcagcagcagcaagcggCGCGActcgcccagcagcagcagcagggcggcgagggtggcggAGAGGGCGAGCATGATCACGACCACGATCATGGCCCTGGTCACCAGCACCCTCACCAGCacccgcagcagcagcagcaagcccAGGGCCAGCCTCAGCCCATCAGGCCTGGTCCCCCTAACCCTGTTGCGCTGGCCCTCGCCACCTTTTTGCGCAGCCAGGATCTGAAGCCCCGTACTTGTATTCTCAACGGCGAGCGCAAGGACATGTTCAAGG TCAAGCGAGCACTTCGCGCCCTGCAGTCCCCCGCCTACGAGAAGGCGCGCAAGAAGAACCCCGCGCTTCCTGAGATCACCGACCGCGCCTCTTTGGAGAACACCTTCAAACTACTACCCATGTCAATGCTTGCGCTACGCGTGACCAAGTCCGACCCGCACGAAGGCCATGACCACGgaccgaagaagacgaagcgcATTAAGGGTCTTTGGACCGTCCGCATCGAGCCTCAGcaagaggccaaggaggagatgTACTACGCATGGTTCTGGGAGGGCAGCCAAGTGAAGCGCAAGCTTTACTCGatcctcgccctcatccTGATCTTCATCGTTGTCTGCTATCCTCTCTGGCCTCTTAAGCTCCGACTCGGCGTGTACTACCTCAGTTGGGGattcctcggcctgctcggtCTGTTTTTCCTCATGGCCATCTTCCGTGTCATCCTCTTCTGTGTCACCTACTTCGTTGCGTCTCCCGGCCTCTGGCTATTCCCCAACCTCTGGGAGGACGTCTCATTCGTCGACAGCTTCAAGCCCGTCTGGGCCTGGCATGAC ACTGCTccgaagaagggcaagaagaagaagtcggcgTCCTCTGGTGCAGCGAACGCCAGTGGCACCTTCGCTGCTTCTACCGGTCAACCTCTCCCGGCTTCCGCGACCACGACCGCGACGGAGACCCAGATTGCGTCGGAGCCCTCGCAACGCGCCGGCTATGTCGCGCCAGCTGTGGAAGAGCTGGGTGATGACGAGGAGTAA
- a CDS encoding Putative ribonuclease T2 produces MSRTIGFLAVAGLLRTAAAGLYAGLSTANHTCTLAEPVLSCSCGANPDKVDTCCVETYGGLVLATQFWNTHTGLESEGQKLPQDAWGIHGLWPDFCNGSYTQYCDLSRQYDPIPSPNTTTGKPDGTPVPAWTGSSLDAFVKPFERFDLLEYMNKFWIAQYTPNWVLWAHEFSKHATCFSTFDVECYGPKYQDHEEIVDFLETAVHYYKETPTWKWLADKAITPSNATAYSLADLQTALKEGHGAVPYIGCSGPRYNATEAGKGSLDNGYTQLSEAWYYFHVYGKPQRGDSVPVAADINGGRVSNCATTDGAVWYYERAEGSVQ; encoded by the exons ATGTCTCGAACCATTGGTTTCCTTGCGGTCGCCGGTCTCTTGcgtaccgccgccgccggtctctACGCAGGATTGAGCACCGCGAACCACACTTGCACACTTG CCGAGCCCGTTTTGTCCTGCTCTTGCGGTGCGAACCCCGACAAAGTCGACACCTGCTGTGTCGAGACCTACGGTGGCCTAGTG CTGGCGACCCAATTCTGGAACACCCACACTGGCCTCGAGTCCGAGGGCCAGAAGTTGCCCCAAGATGCGTGGGGCATCCACGGCTTGTGGCCCGATTTCTGCAACGGCTCTTACACCCAATACTGCGATCTCAGCCGCCAGTATGACCcgatcccctcccccaacaCCACGACCGGGAAGCCGGACGGTACTCCGGTCCCGGCGTGGACCGGCTCGTCTCTCGACGCTTTCGTCAAGCCGTTTGAGAGGTTCGACTTGTTGGAATACATGAACAA GTTCTGGATCGCTCAGTACACCCCCAACTGGGTCCTCTGGGCCCACGAGTTCTCCAAGCACGCCACATGCTTCAGCACCTTCGATGTCGAGTGCTACGGACCCAAGTACCAAGATCACGAGGAAAtcgtcgacttcctcgaGACCGCTGTCCACTACTACAAGGAGACCCCGACCTGGAAGTGGCTCGCCGATAAGGCCATCACGCCCTCCAATGCGACCGCCTAttccctcgccgacctccaGACGGCCCTCAAGGAGGGCCACGGAGCGGTCCCGTACATCGGCTGCTCCGGCCCCCGCTACAACGCCACCGAAGCCGGTAAAGGCTCCCTCGACAACGGGTACACCCAGCTCAGCGAGGCCTGGTACTACTTCCACGTCTACGGCAAACCCCAGCGTGGCGACAGCGTCCCTGTCGCGGCCGATATCAATGGTGGCCGCGTGTCGAACTGCGCAACGACGGACGGTGCTGTCTGGTATTACGAGCGCGCCGAGGGATCGGTGCAGTAG
- a CDS encoding Putative bromodomain, SKP1/BTB/POZ domain superfamily, Bromodomain-like superfamily protein codes for MSDELPVPAINGGPNLASEPSAGYRDEPFSWLQPHPTFIIVLVGPEEKPFGIQKDFLCARSTYYRDYFKQLERTTSDTVEHIVKLPHTTAEVFGLTQLFLFTGQVSEEVDTFPSYEALIGVWKLGHKLGIDGLCDKTLEAMKECRRITRQIPATPLLVQVWRDTPEGSTIRKLLLSWAAEYMRSSDARAEFAKSLPQEVLSELVVTMSSLENQPSPPAAPADTVSAEPTPRKSVHYLEEDSSEEREHLSKKNRRASAPLPASQNNNSKSVTRAPPPPVRKAAAVAAAAAATAPRPKPVVQKRRSIVPVSDGEITTEKKVEFCADLLDRMLSGPGFWTRLVGPFKEPVDPVEDGVPDYFNKVKKPMDLNTVKAKMSRHEYRTEDEFASDVRQIFENCYTYWTKGDPMWAACEKFQKTFEEKYAQMHKNISKMMREPVD; via the exons ATGTCGGACGAGCTGCCGGTCCCCGCCATCAATGGCGGCCCCAACCTCGCTTCCGAACCCTCTGCTGGCTACCGAGACGAGCCTTTCTCGTGGCT TCAACCCCACCCAACCTTCATCATTGTGCTCGTTGGCCCTGAGGAGAAGCCCTTCGGCATCCAGAAGGACTTTTTGTGCGCCAGATCAACATACTACCGCGACTACTTTAAACAGCTGGAGAGGACGACTTCAGACACCGTCGAGCACATCGTGAAGCTGCCTCACACTACGGCCGAAGTGTTTGGCTTGACGCAGCTCTTTCTGTTCACAGGACAGGTCTCGGAAGAGGTCGACACGTTCCCTTCATACGAGGCGCTTATTGGGGTCTGGAAGCTGGGGCATAAGCTCGGTATTGATGGCCTATGCGACAAGACTCTCGAGGCAATGAAGGAGTGCAGACGGATTACTCGGCAGATTCCCGCCACTCCCCTTCTCGTACAAGTATGGAGAGACACCCCGGAGGGCTCAACCATCCGCAAGCTTCTACTTTCTTGGGCAGCCGAGTACATGCGGTCGTCCGATGCTAGAGCTGAGTTCGCCAAGTCGCTTCCTCAAGAGGTTCTGAGCGAGTTGGTCGTGACCATGAGCTCGCTCGAGAACCAACCTTCCCCGCCGGCAGCTCCGGCTGATACAGTCTCCGCTGAGCCGACTCCTCGGAAGAGTGTGCACTATCTCGAGGAGGATAGTAGTGAGGAGCGAGAGCACCTCTCCAAGAAGAACCGACGCGCCTccgcgccgttgccggctTCGCAGAACAACAACTCCAAGTCCGTTACCCGCGCCCCGCCTCCGCCCGTCCGCAAGGCCGCGGctgtggctgctgctgcggccgCTACGGCACCGCGCCCGAAGCCTGTGGTCCAGAAGCGTCGCAGCATCGTTCCGGTATCGGATGGTGAGATCACCACTGAAAAGAAGGTTGAGTTCTGTGCGGATCTTCTTGACAGAATGCTTTCAGGACCCG GCTTCTGGACCAGACTGGTGGGCCCTTTCAAGGAGCCTGTCGACCCCGTTGAGGACGGAGTTCCCGACTACTTCAATAAGGTCAAGAAGCCCATGGACCTCAACACtgtcaaggccaagatgTCGCGCCATGAGTATCGGACCGAGGACGAGTTCGCCTCCGACGTGCGCCAGATCTTCGAAAACTGTTACACGTATTGGACCAAAGGGGACCCCATGTGGGCTGCCTGTGAGAAGTTTCAGAAAACGTTTGAGGAGAAGTATGCCCAAATGCACAAGAACATCTCCAAGATGATGCGTGAGCCGGTCGACTGA
- a CDS encoding Putative major facilitator superfamily, MFS transporter superfamily: MFGKNQEPEVAEVLEQRQPSAAEAAQNQHRMSVSNRGLTGASALTVRQSIVPITLVTVLFFLWGFAYGLLDVLNSKFQIALNITAAKAGGLQGAYFGAYFIGPLTYSGWIVRKFGYRWTFITGLCIYGVGALMFWPSAVYRSFPGFCGSLFIVGSGLSTLETSANPFIATCGPPRLSEFRLELSQSFQAVGSVIAPLLAARVFFSHTEPNDLSKVQWTYLGIAAFVFLLAVIFFFANIPEVTDADMALQAELSAGLTGFVDKPMKKQYKLFFGVAAQFCYVGAQVAVASQFISYAVESAGLSHSQASDRYAIGQGLFAIGRFAAAGLMMIVKPRLVLMVFMTGIMVFIALAIGLKGETGIAMLSLVLFFESCIFPTIFTTAIRGLGRHTKRGSSWIVASVCGGALFPSLTGLLADSRDYHIAMIVPLCGFIVAFAYPIFLNTVWKAELDGFSASKIGYTDEHGIIGDAGREEIENDKSDSKHLET, encoded by the exons ATGTTCGGCAAGAACCAGGAGCCAGAGGtggccgaggtgctcgagCAGCGCCAACCCAGCGCGGCTGAGGCGGCCCAGAACCAACATCGCATGTCCGTCTCTAATAGAGGTCTGACGGGCGCGTCGGCCTTGACTGTAAGACAGTCCATCGTGCCCATTACCCTGGTCACCGTCCTCTTTTTCCTCTGGGGCTTTGCT tacggcctcctcgacgttcTCAACTCCAAATTCCAGATCGCCCTCAACATCACTGctgccaaggccggcggcctccAGGGTGCCTACTTCGGCGCCTACTTCATTGGCCCGCTGACCTACTCGGGCTGGATCGTGCGCAAATTCGGCTACCGCTGGACCTTCATCACCGGTCTGTGCATCTACGGCGTCGGCGCTCTCATGTTCTGGCCCTCGGCCGTCTACCGCTCCTTTCCCGGCTTCTGCGgctccctcttcatcgttGGCTCCGGCCTCTCAACGCTCGAGACCTCGGCCAACCCCTTCATTGCCACTTGCGGTCCCCCGCGCCTCTCCGAATTCCGTCTCGAGCTCAGTCAGTCGTTCCAGGCCGTCGGCTCCGTCATCGCCccgctcctcgccgcccgcgtTTTCTTCTCGCACACGGAGCCGAACGATCTGTCCAAGGTGCAATGGACGTACCTTGGTATCGCGGCCTTTGTCTTCTTGCTCG CTGTAATCTTTTTCTTCGCCAACATCCCCGAGGTCACTGATGCCGACATGGCCCTGCAGGCGGAGCTGAGCGCGGGCCTCACCGGCTTCGTTGACAAGCCGATGAAGAAGCAGTACaagctcttcttcggcgtcgccgcccagtTCTGCTATGTGGGAGCCCAGGTTGCCGTCGCCTCGCAATTCATCTCATATGCCGTCGAGTCCGCCGGGCTGTCGCACTCGCAGGCCAGCGATCGGTACGCCATCGGCCAGGGTCTCTTCGCCATCGGGCGTTTCGCGGCCGCTGGACTGATGATGATTGTCAAGCCTCGTCTCGTACTCATGGTCTTCATGACAGGCATCATGGTGTTCATCGCGCTCGCCATTGGACTGAAGGGAGAGACCGGCATTGCGATGCTGTCCCTGGTGCTCTTCTTTGAGTCGTGCATCTTCCCGACCATCTTCACGACGGCAATTCGCGGCCTCGGCAGGCATACAAAGCGAGGTAGTTCTTGGATTGTTGCATCGG TTTGCGGTGGTGCCCTTTTCCCCAGTCTCACTGGTCTCCTGGCGGATTCTCGGGACTACCACATTGCCATGATCGTGCCTCTCTGcggcttcatcgtcgcctTTGCCTACCCCATCTTCTTGAATACGGTCTGGAAAGCGGAGCTGGACGGTTTCAGCGCCAGCAAGATTGGCTACACTGACGAGCACGGTATCATCGGCGACgcgggaagagaggagaTTGAGAATGACAAGTCCGATTCCAAGCACTTGGAGACGTAG
- a CDS encoding Putative mannosyltransferase 1, CMT1 has protein sequence MIANFHNPRRLRTPFIAIIVFILITGFFLLFHQPLVQYFVVPWTPEQYGGSWMNDSAPNWVQPTLYEGRPDKTGEASQYVQAILDPKNGGFPIVNCPAPNVTRYEVLRPTENMDKRHYFFALDLRQVRDLLPQLIGAVLEAMNVIGPENCALSVVEGISTDGTYETLYRLKAHMDKMGVAYYLQTSSIDSHSGDRIGKLAKLRNLALEPMMAEAAAYDPKATIVFLNDVAACTEDILELAYQKQVQGADMTCAMDYHFLRFAPHNGEPSFYDSWISRAINGDTFLPIPDRTPKGEQWSDVANMFWNHPYSQDRYLGRKPLQVFSCWNGGVAVTGEPFLAKRLDFRRSYQGECHTGEPTLLCKDLWNLGHGKIAVVPSVSLAYNVKDGRQIKEERGFASSWTVMENSGAPPKINWQIEPPEMVKCMPTFSNQFWRPWNEGL, from the exons ATGATCGCCAACTTCCATAATCCGAGACGCCTCCGCACCCCtttcatcgccatcatcgtctttaTCCTCATCACCGGCTTCTTCCTGCTTTTCCACCAACCATTGGTCCAGTACTTCGTTGTACCCTGGACACCGGAAC AATATGGAGGCAGCTGGATGAACGATTCCGCGCCCAACTGGGTCCAGCCAACGCTATACGAAGGCCGTCCGgacaagacgggcgaggcaAGCCAGTATGTACAAGCCATTTTGGATCCCAAGAACGGCGGCTTTCCCATCGTCAACTGTCCTGCACCCAACGTCACTCGCTACGAGGTCCTGCGCCCAACCGAGAACATGGACAAGCGCCACTACTTCTTCGCTCTCGATCTGCGCCAGGTCAGAGACCTGCTGCCCcagctcatcggcgccgtcctcgaggccatgaaTGTCATCGGTCCCGAGAACTGCGCCTTGTCTGTTGTTGAGGGCATTTCCACCGACGGCACCTACGAGACACTCTACCGCCTCAAAGCCCACATGGACAAGATGGGGGTCGCCTACTACCTCCAGACGAGCAGCATCGACTCTCACAGCGGTGACCGTATCGGAAAACTCGCAAAGCTCCGGAACCTAGCCTTGGAACCTATGAtggccgaagccgccgcctACGATCCCAAGGCCACCATTGTCTTCCTgaacgacgtcgccgcctgTACCGAGGACATACTTGAGCTGGCGTACCAGAAGCAGGTTCAAGGCGCCGACATGACGTGCGCCATGGACTATCACTTCCTCCGATTTGCTCCGCACAACGGGGAGCCTTCCTTCTACGACTCTTGGATATCCCGCGCCATCAACGGCGACACCTTCCTCCCCATCCCTGACCGAACGCCCAAGGGCGAGCAGTGGAGCGACGTCGCCAATATGTTCTGGAACCACCCGTACTCCCAAGATCGCTACCTCGGCCGCAAGCCGCTACAGGTGTTTTCCTGCTGGAacggcggcgttgccgtCACCGGTGAGCCCTTTCTCGCCAAGAGGCTCGACTTCAGAAGGTCATACCAGGGCGAATGCCACACGGGCGAACCGACGCTGCTATGCAAAGACCTGTGGAATCTCGGCCACGGCAAGATCGCCGTCGTGCCGAGCGTCAGTCTGGCGTACAACGTCAAGGACGGGAGGCAGATaaaggaggagaggggcTTCGCCTCGTCGTGGACCGTCATGGAGAACTCAGGCGCGCCCCCCAAGATCAACTGGCAGATAGAGCCGCCCGAGATGGTCAAATGCATGCCGACGTTTAGTAACCAGttctggcggccttggaaCGAGGGTCTATGA
- a CDS encoding Putative AAA+ ATPase domain, P-loop containing nucleoside triphosphate hydrolase, protein MTSIASESVATILCTSKQTRFNIQTADHRELDIDGLNITVASAGKSGAKAKSKARSDGTEILVDAKLRLKAGQRYALIGRNGSGKSTLLKAIAEKLIPGIPEETRVSLLQQTSVSDADSDTRPGDGVADTGESSGGRSVLEHVIEQATAKSDVEQEIRALSEGINSTDPYGPVHAVRALRHDRNQKRLFREDKNARLRSGDRGLAARKVLKAFGKTVAESQKLMEQPQGEISAEALKNETQEALDMLADLQLQVEPSRVAEIESKAKRILTGLGFSEAYMSKPVSSLSGGWRMRTALSVSLLQETDVLILDEPTNFLDLLGIIWLQRHLESLQDVDGAPTLILVSHDRDFITLCTDLLILKEKGLTYFHGDLPTYEASQSERKLWLTKMKDAQDKQKAHIQQSISNNMKAGKANDDQNKLRQAKSRQKKLDDRWGLQVSAKGGRFKLNRDLVGYHLTARDEIDVPQDERPVSFVLPEPPDLRFPGPLISVENATFRYPVKTKTKTAVPIVLQAINLSVHMGDRIGILGLNGAGKSTLVKLLVEEAKPTTGTVTTHPRLKLGYYSQHAVESLQEKGRANPSMTALSLLTEEVAGELDEGQLRGVLGSLGLPGRIASDVPLGKLSGGQLVRCELARLLWRRPHCLILDEVTTHLDYETVTAIRESLRDWEGAVILVSHDRWFMRGAVEGLVEDSDSEEGDDDEDAVPRRRLVYKLRAGVLTRLEGGVTEFEEGVAKRVNRLLNM, encoded by the exons ATGACGTCAATAGCGTCTGAATCCGTGGCCACGATTCTCTGCACCAGTAAGCAGACGCGCTTCAATATACAGACCGCAGACCATCGCGAG CTGGACATTGACGGCCTCAACATCACAGTCGCGTCGGCCGGGAAGTCCGGCGCAAAGGCCAAGTCCAAGGCCCGGAGTGACGGTACCGAGATACTCGTTGACGCCAAGCTGCGCCTGAAGGCCGGCCAGCGGTACGCGCTTATCGGGAGAAATGGCTCTGGGAAGTCGA CActcctcaaggccatcgccgaaAAGTTGATCCCAGGTATCCCCGAGGAGACTCGGGTGTCCCTTCTTCAGCAGACCAGCGTCAGCGATGCCGATTCAGACACGCGCCCCGGTGATGGCGTGGCCGACACAGGTGAATCTAGCGGCGGCCGCAGTGTTCTGGAGCATGTAATCGAGCAGGCGACTGCCAAGTCAGACGTCGAGCAGGAAATCAGAG CCTTGTCCGAAGGCATCAACAGCACCGACCCGTACGGCCCCGTGCACGCAGTTCGCGCTCTTCGTCACGATAGAAACCAGAAGCGTCTCTTCCGAGAGGACAAGAACGCGAGGCTGCGCAGCGGAGATCGGGGTCTAGCGGCCAGAAAAGTGCTCAAAGCATTTGGAAAGACGGTTGCCGAGTCACAGAAACT CATGGAGCAACCGCAGGGTGAGATTTCAGCCGAGGCTCTCAAAAATGAGACCCAGGAGGCATTGGACATGCTGGCGGATCTCCAATTACAGGTCGAGCCCTCCAGAGTAGCCGAGATCGAGAGCAAAGCTAAGCGTATCTTGACCGGTCTCGGATTCTCCGAGGCCTATATGTCGAAACCGGTATCCAGCCTCTCTGGTGGGTGGAGGATGCGAACAGCGCTATCCGTATCGTTGCTCCAAGAGACTGACGTCCTCATCCTGGACGAGCCTACCAACTTCCTCGATCTGCTGGGCATCATCTGGCTTCAGCGCCATCTTGAATCCCTCCAAGACGTGGATGGCGCTCCGACGCTGATCCTCGTGTCCCATGATAGAGACTTCATCACTCTCTGCACCGACCTTCTCATACTCAAGGAAAAGGGGCTTACCTACTTCCACGGCGACCTGCCAACTTACGAGGCGTCACAATCGGAGCGCAAACTCTGGCTGACCAAGATGAAGGACGCCCAGGACAAGCAGAAGGCGCATATTCAGCAGAGCATTTCTAACAACATGAAGGCCGGAAAAGCCAACGACGACCAGAACAAGCTTCGGCAAGCCAAGTCCCGTCAAAAGAAACTCGACGATCGCTGGGGCCTCCAAGTTAGCGCCAAGGGCGGTCGGTTCAAGTTGAACCGGGATCTCGTCGGCTACCACTTGACGGCCCGTGACGAAATCGATGTCCCACAGGATGAGCGACCGGTGAGCTTTGTCTTGCCGGAGCCCCCAGATCTCCGATTCCCCGGGCCTCTCATATCAGTGGAGAACGCAACGTTTCGTTACCCCGTCAAGACGAAGACAAAGACGGCGGTACCGATTGTGTTACAGGCCATCAACCTTTCGGTTCATATGGGCGATCGTATTGGCATCCTTGGTTTGAACGGCGCGGGTAAATCGACGCTTGTGAAGCTTCTCGTAGAAGAGGCGAAGCCCACGACCGGGACGGTGACGACCCATCCCCGGCTGAAGCTGGGATACTATTCTCAGCATGCAGTCGAATCTCTGCAAGAAAAAGGCCGGGCCAATCCCTCCATGACGGCCTTGTCGTTGCTCACGGAAGAAGTGGCCGGGGAGCTGGATGAAGGGCAACTTcgcggcgtcctcggcagcctcggcctgcCTGGCCGGATCGCTTCCGACGTGCCCCTCGGGAAGTTATCTGGCGGCCAGCTGGTGCGATGCGAGCTTGCGCGCCTTCTGTGGCGGAGACCGCACTGTCTCATTCTTGATGAAGTGACGACTCATCTTGACTACGAGACTGTCACGGCCATACGGGAATCGCTCCGCGACTGGGAAGGGGCGGTGATCCTCGTCAGCCACGACCGATGGTTCATGCGCGGGGCTGTCGAAGGGTTGGTGGAGGACTCTGACAGCGAGGagggggacgacgacgaagatgcgGTGCCCAGACGGCGGCTTGTGTATAAACTGAGGGCGGGGGTGCTCACGCGGTTGGAGGGCGGGGTGACCGAGTTTGAGGAGGGTGTTGCGAAGAGAGTGAACAGGCTGCTCAACATGTAG
- a CDS encoding Putative SET domain-containing protein, with amino-acid sequence MRSSGVLVWARIAVALACEGGASVLGAGLARYDDEDYSDSAQLCDRAGAPDPTSTWKNATLFGPITQDFPFAHGSAPDDDALDGSEEARIRYGTNLKSEDGLWEVRPSPGKGLGVFALRGITAGTRIIDESPLFTIDPGRLVRGQGFAFATIAAAVDEAFAGLDATARAAFFSCPENRDPHDEAEAEWSREALIFRTNGFTMAGGAVGIFPRIAKLNHSCRPNAGSVSVGGGSGGSGSGDGGARRVIYAGRDIAAGEEVTITYVPLLQPTETRRARLAQWGFTCDCAACTARDDDEQRAEMRRLMDVIKAELGRDDFGMDVLPDAERLARLVEEVGLVDYLSQAYKYAAYAASRSGKFGAARRWARKELAIHEMANAESRYARETRAFLESLPLL; translated from the exons ATGCGATCGTCTGGTGTCCTCGTGTGGGcgcgcatcgccgtcgcGCTCGCctgcgagggcggcgcgagcgtcctcggcgccgggctGGCGAGgtacgacgacgaagactaCAGCGACAGCGCGCAGCTTTGCGATCGTGCAGGTGCCCCGGATCCGACGTCCACGTGGAAGAACGCGACCCTTTTCGGGCCCATCACACAAGACTTTCCCTTTGCGCACGGGAGCGCGCCGGAcgatgacgccctcgacggctcGGAGGAAGCCCGCATACGCTACGGAACGA ATCTCAAATCGGAAGACGGCCTCTGGGAGGTCCGCCCCTCGCCCGGGAAgggcctcggcgtcttcgccctCCGCGGGATCACCGCGGGCACccgcatcatcgacgagagCCCGCTCTTCACGATCGACCCGGGCCGTCTCGTCCGGGGCCAGGGCTTCGCTTTtgccaccatcgccgcggccgtcgacgaggctttcgcgggcctcgacgccacGGCGCGCGCCGCGTTCTTCTCGTGTCCGGAGAACCGTGACCCgcacgacgaggccgaggccgagtgGAGCCGCGAGGCGCTCATCTTCCGCACCAACGGGTTCaccatggccggcggcgccgtgggGATCTTCCCGCGCATCGCGAAGCTGAACCACTCGTGCCGGCCCAACGCCGGCTCCGTGTCCGTtggaggcggcagcggcggcagcggtagtggagacggaggcgcgAGGAGGGTCATCTACGCCGGGCGCGACATTgccgcgggcgaggaggtgACAATCACGTACGTGCCGCTCTTGCAGCCGACGGAGACGCGGAGGGCGCGGCTCGCGCAGTGGGGCTTCACTTGCGACTGCGCGGCGTGCACggcgcgggacgacgacgagcagagGGCCGAGATGAGGCGGCTGATGGATGTCATCAAAGCGGAGCTCGGGCGGGACGACTTCGGCATGGACGTGCTGCCGGACGCGGAGAGGCTGGCgcggctcgtcgaggaggtcgggCTGGTGGACTACCTCAGCCAGGCGTACAAGTACGCGGCGTACGCGGCGTCGCGGTCCGGGAAGTtcggggcggcgaggaggtgggCGAGGAAGGAGCTAGCGATACACGAGATGGCGAACGCCGAGTCGCGGTACGCGAGGGAGACTCGGGCCTTTCTAGAGTCGCTTCCGTTATTGTAA